The DNA window CAGTTCTTTTTTATGAGACGGATCAAACAAACCTTCGGCCGCCAATCGCGCCTTGAGCTGTTCAAACGCTTTCTGCAGCGCTCCCACACCCTGAGGCTCTACCGATTCCACAATCAGCTGGTATTCACCACGGGGCGGATAAGCGCTCAGGCGCGCACGGCACAGAATCTTCAATCCGTCTTCCAGATCAAATTTTGCCGCGCGGTTGCCGTACTGGCGAAAATAGACCGCCCGAATCTGGCTTTTGTCGTCCTTCAGCGTGAA is part of the Deltaproteobacteria bacterium HGW-Deltaproteobacteria-6 genome and encodes:
- a CDS encoding exodeoxyribonuclease VII large subunit, whose amino-acid sequence is MKDILTVSQLNDYIKTFLEDTFGSLWVEGEVSNLRRPPSGHIYFTLKDDKSQIRAVYFRQYGNRAAKFDLEDGLKILCRARLSAYPPRGEYQLIVESVEPQGVGALQKAFEQLKARLAAEGLFDPSHKKEL